In Flavobacterium praedii, the DNA window GGCAAAGCTCAATTATTAAAAATGATTGATGATCCTCAATATGAAGATGATTTAGATTTTATACTTCGTGAAAATTATGAACGTATTGGACCTGTTAAAGCAAATCCAGAATCAACACAACAATTTATCCAATCTCTCACAAAGAAAATAAATACAATAAACGACCAGGTTGCAGAAGAAGCTGATTCTACATTATTTAATTGGAAAAAATTAGTGGTCGCTGCAAGTATTGTTTTGGTTATGGGACTTGGTTATGTTGCATTCAATCGAAATAAAGTTTCAACAGCAATAGCAAATATTGATAAGAATGTTATTATGCCTGGTAGATCAGGTGCAATACTAACTTTGGGAGATGGTTCTCAAATTGTTTTAGATAGTGTTGCCAATGGAGTTCTAGCCAATCAAAGCAATACTGCCGTTGCCAAGAAAGATGGTGAAATAATTTATACAGAAGGAAGTAATGCTCGTGGTGTAATAAATAAAATGATGACTCCAAGAGGAAGACAATTTAAATTAGAATTATCAGATGGCACAAAAGTTTGGCTTAATGCTTCTTCTTCTATTTCATTTCCAACTGCATTTGCCGCCAATGAAAGAAAAGTATCAATAGTAGGAGAAGTTTATTTTGAAGTTGCCAAAGATAAACATAGACCTTTTAAAGTAACAGTTAACGATGTAGAAGTACAGGTTTTGGGGACTCATTTTAATGTTAATGGTTACGATGATGAAGGTGAAATCAAAACTTCGCTTATTGAAGGTAGTATATTAGTGGGCAAAAAAGATCAAAAAGTACTTTTGAAACCAGGTCAGCAAGCCAATATAAAAAAATCAGGTGGCGTTAAGGTAAAAGCCCTTGATAATTTTGATGAAGTATTGGCTTGGAAAAATGGTATGTTCCATTTTGATAATGCAAGTCTCGAAACGGTATTACGCCAAATAAGTCGTTGGTATGATGTAGATGTAGTTATGGATAAAGGAGTTGTTTCTAGAAACTTTGAAGGTGAAATAAATAGAGACCTAGAATTATCACAAGTATTGAAAATTTTAGAAGGAAATAATGTTCACTTTAAAATAGAAGGCAAAATTTTGAAAGTGATGCCATAAAAAAAACAAATCAGGGAAACCTTTTTTTATAAAAAATTTATTTGTGATCCAATAAAAAAGCCAGCAGATGTTGGAAGCATCGCTGGCTTGTTCCTTAGTAAAAAGGAACTATGACTGGAAAAACAGATAAATAGACCAAGCGAGGAAAATTTATTTTTAACCAAAATCATTACAAAAGTATGAAATTATTACCAAAAAGCAAGTCGAGAAATTCTTGGCTAACCCCTAAATTCTGGAAAGTTATGAAATTAACGTCCATATTGATAATTGCCCTTACGCTAAATGTATCGGCAGCAGTATCTTCACAAACAATAACTTTCTCTGGAAAGAATGTAACAGCAAAAAAAGTACTCTCTGTTATTAAAGAACAAACAAATTATGTTTTTTTCTACGATGTTACTATTTTAAAAAATGTAAAACCAATTTCAATTGATGTTAAAAATGCTTCAATCGAAAAAGTATTGCAAGAAGCTTTCAAGGGTGCTCCTGTAAAATGGATTATTCA includes these proteins:
- a CDS encoding FecR family protein; the encoded protein is MYQKEVFKELMYQFVSGEISLEGKAQLLKMIDDPQYEDDLDFILRENYERIGPVKANPESTQQFIQSLTKKINTINDQVAEEADSTLFNWKKLVVAASIVLVMGLGYVAFNRNKVSTAIANIDKNVIMPGRSGAILTLGDGSQIVLDSVANGVLANQSNTAVAKKDGEIIYTEGSNARGVINKMMTPRGRQFKLELSDGTKVWLNASSSISFPTAFAANERKVSIVGEVYFEVAKDKHRPFKVTVNDVEVQVLGTHFNVNGYDDEGEIKTSLIEGSILVGKKDQKVLLKPGQQANIKKSGGVKVKALDNFDEVLAWKNGMFHFDNASLETVLRQISRWYDVDVVMDKGVVSRNFEGEINRDLELSQVLKILEGNNVHFKIEGKILKVMP